In the genome of Puntigrus tetrazona isolate hp1 chromosome 8, ASM1883169v1, whole genome shotgun sequence, the window CACCGTCTTCGAATTGCTCTCGGAAATAAACAGATGATTCTGCAGTTATTAAAGCGATGGACACGCTCATAAACAGTAGAGACAACGCTGTCATCTTTgcagtaaaaaatatatgctCTTTTTTGGGAGATAAGacagtaaaatataaagaaaacgatttaataagaaatatgaggcttaaatgtgtatataacgAGCTCTGTTTGGATCTTCACATGCCTGCAGAAATCACTGTGCGCTGCTCTCTTTCGCTCAGTCTCGCCTCTAGACTGGGAACAGATGGCTGGCTCTGATTGGACGGCAGCTGGAGACGACAGCGTCACACcggtcagccaatcagatcatTTGCGGAATTCTGTGGAAGGTCCTTTCTGGCCAATGCAAGCTGACCACGCGTTTGGCAGACACTAGTGATGAAAAGACTCGTTTCCGCGAATCGGTTCAATGAACCGGTTCGGAAAACGAATTCAGTGGTTCCATTACGTTCTTTCGCGATTCCTGACATCAGTGTTCTCTCAACAGTTTTATTTGTACTATTTCTGAAATCTTAACATGTGTTTGTTTCGACGAGTGATTTTTTTGGAGTCTAAAACTACTTCTCTTCGTGAATAATTCGTTAAAATCATCTTGTAATACAGGTTGAGCATGTTCCTTGAAACGAACAGAGCATATTTGAAGGAATAGGGCCTATTCGTTCACGTGTTGTCGTGCTCACACGAACATGATTTCACTGATTGTGAAGTTATTCAAAAACATCaggtacattttattaaaccgAGGATGTGGTTTAGTGGTTTTCCAAATCTATATAGAGATATTAAGTCAAGAGTTTTGAGAGCttggcacattttttatttctctcttacATTAGACAAATATCAATAACAATGCCATTTCCCACTGGTTTCTGTGTTATCAATGGGAAAGGAAATGCAGAATTTAGGCTTGTTCCACTAATAGTACAATAGTACAAACTACAATAAGCCTAACTCTAAAataatttccttaaaaaaaaaccaaaaaaaaaaacctgctgaCAAGAATCGCACCATTTGGCATCACATTATTTGTAGACAAAACCCCTTTACAAAAGTGTAGAATTAGCTGGTGATAAAATGGTTCATCCATCAAACACTGACCTGTATTTACATTCAAGCACAACATGGATTACAGCTTTTCCAAGTAAACATTATCAGAGCTGACAAAATCAAGAAGCGTGTTACTTTTAGCAATAAATTTGCCAAAGTTTAAAACTGAGtacagtgaataaaataaaagttaatttgaTAATTTGTCAAACCACAGAAAATGCGTACTGGcctatgttaaaaaaaaaaaaaaaaaaaaaaaaaaggtgcattaCAAGTCTCAGTTGTGAAGCAATGATTTTCTCAGCCTCATGTTTGTCAAGCTTATCACTCTAGCTCTTTTTCTACCTacataaaaatgatcatttcagTAGCATGTCTTCACCACCAACTGAATCACTTCAACATTTTCACATCAGAACGTgttcaaaatggaaatatcaATGAACAAAACGCGCATTTGATTTTAACTAGTTTTGAAGACGTTGTAACATTTACACATACAAgacacaaaaacatatacaataaataaacaatatatttttaattacataagtCTTGAAATATGATCTTTAATGCAGATAATAATGACTGAAAtatgccaaaaatataaaaaggtctTAAACAGTAACTAAAAGAAATAATCCAGGTTAAAGAAAACTTGGTCGATAAGCACATGTAAAATGGTCTTTTAAAAACACGTTTGACAATAATATACTTACAAGAAAAGCCTAGCAAACCCAATCAGTTAATTTTTCTATTTCCCTGTTTTGCTGAGAAATGAGTAGTATGGAAGTACAAAAAAGTTGCAAACAGCAATTTCcatttaactgtaaatgtaaaaaaaaaacaaaaagtggtTTTGCTTGCTTGATTAAGAGGCTTCCACTGtaaatgcagtcttttttttaaagaggttaGGTTGCTTACGTTCATATCAATGCATGTAAACTGTAACATTGCTTGGGAGAAATAGAtaagatagatatagataaaaagttcttaaaaatactatttcaacAGGATTAACCGTGAGCAAAACCTTCTCTCCCTGCCCTATGTAGAGCTAAAACTCTATATATGAAGTTTTTTCTGCATTGTCGGCGTTGTACAATTTGCATTTCAGATATCAGCAGTCATTTCTGCTTCATTCAAGTATACtatgtgtttctttaaatgtcagTGATGTTATGTTGCTCTCCGTTATGGCAAAAAGAAATTGATCCTTTGAGGAATGGATTTGCAGCCCTGCGCGGAGAAGAGTTTTTCCTCCTTGGGAACGTACAGCATGGCTTTAGCCACTTCATCAAGAGTCCCCTCATCCGGCTGAAGGCCACGAGCTGCGTATGCATCACGTGCACACAGTTTCACATGTCTGTACTCCAGCGGCAAGAAAGGTACAAAGAAGTCAATCAGATGGCCTGACATCAGCTCACTCTGCGCAAAACCTCCTGCAAAGGTATAAAGTAATTTAGCAACTGGAATCTTAACATTTGTTCATGAAAATCACGGACTTGTATACATGGATTTAAATACGCAACATAATTTgtcagatgttttaaaaatgagattTAATAGTTCTTGACTACAGTTACCTTCTGCTTCCATGGCTTCAGCACGCAGAAGATGTTCCAAGTCTTCCATGCCGATGTCTTCCCTATTCTGTCCCGAGTGCCAGAAATCAAGTGCAACCTCATTGATGGCACCACCACCGATATTGCTAAACGTGATATTAGAcattcgtttttgtttttttattggatCATACCAACATTTTTTCGATTCTGCATCTGTTAAGAACACACCAACCTTAGGAACAGAAATATGGCTCTTCTATAGCTGACCCCATCCACATTATCATAGTGGTCCATGTAGGGTTTTATGGCATCGATGAGGCCCGGATGAAGCTTTTCTGCCTCATCGAAGATAAAGAGAGTCTGTGGGCATCGCAGAACCATGTCTCGAATGGCTTCTCGTAGCTGGCCCTGGTCGCAAACAAACCCACACAAATACAGATTGAAAGATTCAGGATTCACTAACACGTACCATTTCAGAATTTGAACAGCAATCTATTGAATCACTATCTAAGTATATCAAGGGTGAATTGCATAATCATACAATTGTGCCACAGCTTTGACATCTAATGGCAGCGATCCAATAAATGTTCTCCAGAAGTCCAAAAAAACTGATTGTATTGGACCCCTGCCTATGTGTAATGCACTGAATTTAGGTTTTATATCCAAGCAGATAAATTGTAGtacaaataacaaacatttatactgtgtaacattataatgtaaCCAAATACTACTTGTttgttggtaaaaaaaaaaatttttaatcaaCAAACGACTATTAAATGACCTGGGCAGCTGTGTGGATGTCAAATGTTGAACCTTTGCTCACCTTGTACACGTCCACCAATCTCGCGTGAGGGAAGTGAAATGGGGCAATGAACAAACGCACACATTCGCTCTTTATACCATCTCGGTACAGGTTGTCCGCTACTATCCGGGCCACAAAGTTCTTGCCTGTCCCAGACCAGCCGTGAAAGGACAGAGTCAGTGGTTTGTTGGACTCAGGGTTTTTGATGAATCCCTGAATGGCTTTCAGAACCACAGACTGGACCAGGTGCTGCCCGTGAAGCTTCACCTGTAGATCTTTTTCCAATCCTGAAATATGCATTGATAAGAGAAATTAATTTCAATCAAAGATTTTTTGCTTAAACCATTCTGCATTTCTTGGATTTTCCACGGCTGTGAAAATCTgaacatttgtataaaataatgcatgcatGATGTCGATTGCTGGCTCCACCTGTGATGTTATTTGTAATCCTACAGTCTCCTGAATCACAGCACTGACCCAGACTGCAGTACCATGCAGTCAACATGCCAGTGTAGTACTGGGGAAACCCTGACCAAATGTCCCCAGTAGGCACTGAGAAGAGAAGAGTGTTACATAAGCCTGCAGCCAGTTAAAATACAATCATTACTAACACTGCCATTCTTTAAAGAGTGTGAAGTAAAAGTTGATCCAAATccacttaaaatgcattttatttttgtcattatcaTCCATATCTATTAAAAATACTCATACATCATGTTTAcatcataaatgcattattatttagtactgttacaaaatttctaaatgcattcatgtaaacaattaacagaaaaaaatgctatgtaaattaaatataggctattattttaggtttattaTTACAAACATTAGCATATACCACATCTTTATTATCTCTCTATACACATTTatctctatcacacacacacacacacacacacatatgcgtATATATTATATCTTTACCTTGTTGGGTCGCATCATCCTGGTGTGGTTGACAGTCCCCTTCCCAAATATTGCAATAGATGTAATTGAAATAATAGGTagaaacatttgaaatgctGTCGAATTGAAAAAAATCCGCATCAGCCGAAATAGCCAGAAATGAAAGCAAGATTACGAGTGAAAACATCGGTGCCGACGAAAATACAGCTCGCGCAAAAACTGTAACATTGAGCTATTAGATGTAATTGTAGCGTCCATTCATATTCATCCGAGCCACACTGACTGCAGGCCGCATCTGCGCTCAACGTTCAGAACTGAAGCCCGACGTCAGTCTTCTTTCGAGTAGTACAGAGAAATGCTACGATGTGGGCGgggcttattttattttgtatttttttttatatcaaaccAGTGGTCATTACAGATTAAAACTattctaatattaaaaataatcactgTTATTGTTCGGATTTAACATGCTTTAGCGCCACAGACCTTGTCACGTGGTTACTGCTAATTTTCTCAGCGCTGAGCAAACTGGGCCAATCGGGGTAGAATGAGGTGAAAACGTGATAGGAGGCTGCTGGGCTAATTTGCAAATCAGACATCCCCGCCACTCTGTAGAGCTGATGTTGGCAACTAATCGGAAAATTAAATGCTAAACGTTGCTCCATTACAAAAAGGAGAACGTGACTGTTACTGCAGAAAGCCCACTTGACAATGCTTAACTCAAGTACACCGAAACACCTGAGATGTTAAACCAACAAGTATTTTCTCCATTAAGCTTgagtgcaaaaaacaaaacttgattTCAGTTTAACACCTTCAATTTCATAGACAAGGTTTAAACAGTTGATGTATCTAGCCTTGGTGCaagggttttattttatttttttaaagagaaaccAGAAAACTGACATGTTCAGCACAGCAGGAATGCTCTCCTGAGGCATGTTTAATTCCTTGTCCTAACCCTGGTGTAGGCTAAGATCCAGCTATGGAACCAGGCCCCAAGTGTGAGTGCATGCGACAGAGCCAAAGTGTTAAGATGTTGAACAGTTTAATCAACCCATACATCAAGTATGTCATAAATGAGAAGGACCTTTGATTTCACCACTTTATTGAAGTAATAACATTACAAACTCGTAGGTCACAGATGTAGATAACTTGCACATTttaattggggaaaaaaaaaaaaaaaaaaaaagggggtcTGATGCAAGCAGCCATTTTCTGCAAGAAACAGAAGAGTAGATTTTTAGAAGCGCACAAGTGCAAATAATAAACATCAAGTAGACAGTTAACCTCAGATATTTGGAACGGTATAAGAATATAATCAGCAGATTCATTTGGCAGAATCATGTCATCATTGGTTGCAAGAAAGGCAAGTTAAATAAAGTTGTGTACACACCAGCAGTCTGTCCAGTCATCAAGATACTGAATCTggaaagaggaaaataaattaCTTGACATACATAAGATTGTGATACACCTTCTCAAGTGTCTGAAGTCATGACTTACCTCCCATGTTCACAAGCACCTTTAAGCCATGTGAAGGAGTTAGTTAACTTAGTCTCACTTCACACCCCATCTCAA includes:
- the tor3a gene encoding torsin-3A translates to MFSLVILLSFLAISADADFFQFDSISNVSTYYFNYIYCNIWEGDCQPHQDDATQQVPTGDIWSGFPQYYTGMLTAWYCSLGQCCDSGDCRITNNITGLEKDLQVKLHGQHLVQSVVLKAIQGFIKNPESNKPLTLSFHGWSGTGKNFVARIVADNLYRDGIKSECVRLFIAPFHFPHARLVDVYKGQLREAIRDMVLRCPQTLFIFDEAEKLHPGLIDAIKPYMDHYDNVDGVSYRRAIFLFLSNIGGGAINEVALDFWHSGQNREDIGMEDLEHLLRAEAMEAEGGFAQSELMSGHLIDFFVPFLPLEYRHVKLCARDAYAARGLQPDEGTLDEVAKAMLYVPKEEKLFSAQGCKSIPQRINFFLP